Proteins from a genomic interval of Endomicrobiales bacterium:
- a CDS encoding ABC transporter ATP-binding protein has protein sequence MNIVLENISKEYNTGFSQNVIALKNVSLVLNSGDAVSVIGPSGAGKSTLLHIIGLMDTPSSGNVVFDGVNASAMSSAQKASIRKSKLGFLFQFHHLLPEFTVLENILLPSWETRAEKLSTAINLLKVLGIENRSQHLPSQLSGGEAQRAALARALINSPDIILADEPTGNLDRETGVLVENLLFSLCEEKKISLVLVTHNEEIAQRTKHTFQMRDGKIENVRQNIN, from the coding sequence ATGAACATTGTTCTTGAAAATATATCAAAAGAATATAATACTGGTTTTAGCCAAAATGTAATTGCATTAAAAAATGTTAGTTTAGTGCTGAATTCTGGTGATGCTGTATCGGTAATAGGGCCATCAGGCGCGGGTAAAAGCACTCTATTGCATATAATTGGCCTTATGGATACTCCATCAAGTGGCAATGTTGTTTTTGATGGTGTAAATGCAAGTGCAATGAGTAGTGCGCAAAAAGCATCTATACGAAAGAGCAAATTAGGTTTTCTTTTTCAATTTCACCATCTGCTTCCTGAGTTTACTGTACTTGAAAACATACTTTTGCCATCTTGGGAAACCAGAGCAGAAAAATTATCAACAGCGATAAATCTTTTAAAAGTTTTAGGAATAGAAAATAGAAGCCAGCATTTACCATCGCAGCTTTCAGGCGGGGAAGCCCAACGGGCGGCACTTGCAAGGGCACTAATAAACTCGCCAGATATAATATTGGCTGATGAGCCAACCGGTAATCTTGACAGAGAAACAGGTGTTTTAGTTGAAAATTTATTGTTTTCGCTATGTGAAGAAAAAAAAATATCGTTGGTACTTGTAACACACAATGAGGAAATAGCGCAGCGCACAAAACATACATTTCAAATGCGCGATGGAAAAATTGAAAATGTTAGGCAAAATATAAATTGA
- the ilvE gene encoding branched-chain-amino-acid transaminase has translation MKIYLDGKLLEKEDAKVSVFDHGLLYGDGVFEGIRAYNGRVFRLREHLDRLYSSAHVINLVIEMTKVGMENAILDTLRANKLKDAYIRVVVTRGVGDLGLDPRKCSRPTIFIIADKIRLYPEEFYTNGLDIVTVSTRRNIPDSLNPCIKSLNYLNNIMAKMQANLAGVEEAIMLDSNGYVAECTGDNIFIVKNNVLFTPPSWVGALEGITRGAVIELARNKLKLTVREDVFTTYHVYTADECFLTGTGAEIIPVVKVDARVINNGKPGKLTLKLIKEFRELTSLTGVPIYER, from the coding sequence ATGAAGATTTATCTTGATGGTAAGTTGCTTGAAAAAGAAGACGCAAAGGTTTCAGTATTTGATCATGGTTTGCTTTATGGTGATGGAGTATTTGAAGGTATTCGCGCTTATAATGGCAGGGTTTTCCGTCTGCGTGAGCATTTAGACCGCCTTTATAGCTCAGCGCATGTTATTAATTTGGTTATTGAAATGACTAAGGTCGGAATGGAAAATGCCATTCTTGATACATTGCGCGCCAATAAGTTAAAAGACGCTTATATTAGAGTGGTTGTTACAAGAGGTGTTGGCGATTTAGGGTTAGACCCTCGCAAATGTTCTCGTCCTACAATATTTATTATTGCCGATAAAATTAGACTTTATCCCGAAGAGTTTTATACAAATGGTCTAGATATTGTAACTGTTTCTACCAGAAGAAACATTCCTGATTCGCTTAACCCGTGCATAAAATCCTTAAATTATTTAAACAACATAATGGCCAAAATGCAGGCAAACCTTGCTGGTGTGGAAGAAGCAATTATGCTCGATTCCAACGGTTATGTGGCAGAGTGTACAGGTGATAATATTTTCATTGTAAAAAACAATGTTTTGTTTACTCCGCCGTCTTGGGTAGGGGCTCTTGAGGGGATAACGCGTGGTGCCGTTATAGAGCTTGCTCGTAACAAATTAAAACTTACTGTTCGTGAAGATGTATTTACAACTTACCATGTTTACACTGCAGATGAATGTTTTCTTACAGGTACAGGGGCAGAGATAATACCTGTTGTTAAGGTAGATGCTCGCGTAATCAATAATGGTAAACCAGGAAAACTTACACTTAAACTTATAAAAGAATTTAGGGAACTTACTAGCCTTACAGGTGTTCCAATTTATGAAAGATAG
- a CDS encoding ABC transporter permease, with amino-acid sequence MPVELFIAIRYLKAKRKGFYAIITTFIAVGGVALGVAALIITLSVMSGFHADIKEKILGLQPHIMITSFDQSPLYNPQDTMNKIKSFKGVQGVAPFIFGQAILRSRFATSGAVIKGINWDSENTIAKLSKKIIKPASGISIIEDNGAILGSELSKNLGVSIGDSVVAMAPGELGFMPRVEKLKVCAIMHSGMYEYDSNLFYTNIASAGRLFGVGENAVSGISVTLSNIGNSAVFSKLLRGSLGPAFAVRSWQDLNRNLFSALELEKIMMFIILTLIVLVAAFNTVSNLLLLTMEKSKEIGMLCALGFKRGAIGRIFFIEGVIIGSLGTGIGLTVGIGLSLLLKKYQFIHLPAEVYYIDKLPVKIVPGDIALVAICAFIISAFAALYPAIKASKLDPIEAIRY; translated from the coding sequence ATGCCAGTTGAACTATTTATAGCGATTCGTTACTTAAAAGCAAAAAGAAAGGGTTTTTACGCCATTATAACCACATTCATAGCGGTTGGGGGTGTTGCCCTTGGTGTTGCCGCGCTAATTATTACTCTTTCGGTTATGAGCGGCTTTCACGCTGATATAAAAGAAAAAATTCTTGGCTTACAACCACATATAATGATAACTTCATTTGACCAAAGTCCGCTTTATAATCCGCAAGATACAATGAATAAAATAAAAAGTTTTAAAGGTGTGCAAGGTGTTGCTCCATTTATTTTTGGGCAGGCTATTTTAAGAAGCAGGTTTGCAACTTCCGGCGCTGTTATAAAAGGTATTAATTGGGATAGTGAAAATACAATAGCAAAACTTTCAAAAAAAATTATTAAACCCGCAAGTGGAATTAGTATAATAGAAGATAATGGCGCTATACTTGGCAGCGAGCTTTCAAAAAACCTGGGTGTTTCTATTGGTGATAGTGTTGTTGCTATGGCCCCCGGAGAGCTTGGCTTTATGCCTCGCGTGGAAAAATTAAAAGTTTGCGCAATTATGCATTCAGGTATGTATGAATATGATTCAAATCTTTTTTATACCAATATCGCATCTGCCGGCCGCTTGTTTGGTGTTGGCGAAAATGCAGTTTCCGGTATTAGTGTGACATTATCAAACATAGGAAATAGTGCGGTTTTTTCAAAACTTTTAAGGGGTTCTTTGGGGCCTGCTTTTGCAGTGCGCTCATGGCAGGATTTAAACAGAAATTTATTCTCAGCATTAGAGTTAGAAAAAATAATGATGTTTATAATTCTTACCCTTATTGTATTGGTTGCGGCATTTAACACGGTTTCAAATTTACTGCTCTTAACTATGGAAAAATCAAAAGAAATAGGTATGCTGTGCGCTTTGGGTTTCAAAAGGGGAGCAATTGGCAGAATATTTTTTATTGAAGGTGTTATAATTGGTTCGCTTGGCACAGGTATTGGTTTAACAGTTGGAATTGGATTAAGTTTGTTGTTAAAAAAATATCAGTTTATACATTTGCCGGCTGAGGTTTATTATATAGATAAGCTTCCTGTTAAAATTGTTCCCGGCGATATAGCTCTTGTGGCTATTTGTGCATTTATTATTTCGGCTTTTGCAGCGCTTTACCCGGCTATAAAGGCATCTAAGTTAGACCCTATAGAGGCAATTAGATATTAA
- the bamA gene encoding outer membrane protein assembly factor BamA, translating into MKIMKLVITAVFVVLVSSTFVIAKDDLNQLKITSVDITGTINTKAKSLKGELKSKVGRVLSQDDATQDVQTLLGSGSFESAEVSIDTETSRVVFTVKEKPFLQKIVIKGNKKVSTGKIKEEITIKEKEYFDASFLEESKSKILKLYYEKGYADVKLEVYQATDEKTNKLTVTFLLTEGNQILIGDVKLEGVRVYKEKKLLGLMKTKKKKVYNIDTLLEDTAQITSFYRNNGYTQASVGDPYITYNSSRTAMFISLKVSEGMRYKVGDITFSGNNMISTDELKKSVTLKNGEIYKEEKFQESRGAIMEIYSDKGYLHSLIKPNFIPDEETGRMNISFDIEEGDVVYLGRIYVDGLTQTKEIVISREMLLKEGDVLSASKVRRSVEKIYNLGFIDSVEPEIQPTEKPDVMDLSLNVAEGRPGMLSAGAGYSSIDQFVGTFQVQHMNLLGRAQKLNLLWEFGATKQNYEISWTEPWFLNKPMSLGLSIFNTDRLLPYGTLTGAYREGRKGGSVGLGPRLNDYLGLLFTYTYEDVSVFDVDSSILASVAPTRDITSSLTSQVSYDTRDNYFDASRGSRNSLSVQLAGGPLGGSVNFIKPTIKSSWFFPTFWKFVLSFNGTVSLVENFSPSLDVPIYERFYIGGADSVRGYQYRTEIGPTNGGKLLSAFNVEYKFPIVQEKKKTMLQGVFFADMGGCWDNPGDFTFNIGSGNFDMKTGVGFGIRFTTPVFPLRLDWGYGLNHKTGEEVSQFYFTIGNIF; encoded by the coding sequence ATGAAAATTATGAAACTGGTCATTACAGCGGTGTTTGTGGTATTAGTTAGCTCAACCTTTGTTATTGCAAAAGATGATTTGAATCAACTTAAAATTACTTCTGTTGACATAACAGGTACAATTAACACAAAAGCTAAAAGTTTGAAAGGTGAACTGAAATCCAAGGTTGGCAGGGTTTTATCACAAGACGATGCAACGCAAGATGTACAAACGCTACTTGGGTCTGGGAGTTTTGAGTCGGCTGAAGTAAGCATTGATACCGAAACTAGCAGAGTTGTTTTTACAGTTAAAGAAAAGCCTTTTTTACAAAAAATTGTTATAAAAGGTAACAAAAAAGTATCAACCGGCAAAATTAAAGAAGAGATAACCATCAAAGAAAAGGAATACTTTGACGCATCTTTTTTAGAAGAGTCAAAGAGTAAAATATTAAAGCTATATTATGAAAAAGGTTATGCCGATGTTAAACTTGAAGTTTACCAGGCAACAGATGAAAAAACAAATAAACTTACAGTAACATTTCTTCTTACAGAGGGAAACCAAATACTAATAGGTGATGTGAAGCTGGAAGGAGTAAGGGTATATAAAGAAAAAAAGTTGCTAGGACTAATGAAAACGAAGAAAAAAAAGGTTTATAACATTGACACATTATTAGAAGACACTGCACAGATAACAAGTTTTTATAGAAACAATGGATACACACAGGCATCTGTAGGCGATCCATATATAACCTACAACTCTTCTCGCACGGCAATGTTCATCTCGCTTAAAGTAAGCGAAGGTATGCGTTATAAAGTTGGAGATATAACTTTTAGTGGTAACAATATGATTTCTACCGATGAGTTGAAAAAGTCAGTGACTTTAAAAAACGGGGAGATATACAAGGAAGAAAAATTTCAAGAAAGCCGTGGCGCAATAATGGAAATATATTCTGATAAGGGTTATTTACACTCTTTAATAAAACCAAATTTTATACCAGATGAAGAGACAGGTCGTATGAATATATCTTTTGATATTGAAGAAGGGGATGTTGTTTATCTTGGTAGAATTTATGTGGATGGCCTTACTCAAACGAAAGAAATTGTAATTTCTCGCGAGATGTTGCTAAAAGAGGGTGATGTTTTATCTGCATCAAAGGTAAGGCGTAGTGTTGAAAAAATTTACAATTTAGGTTTTATTGATTCAGTTGAGCCTGAAATTCAGCCTACAGAAAAACCAGATGTTATGGATTTATCACTTAATGTTGCTGAAGGCCGGCCAGGTATGCTTTCGGCAGGTGCCGGATATTCTTCAATTGATCAATTTGTAGGTACATTTCAGGTACAACATATGAACCTTTTGGGCAGGGCACAAAAACTTAATCTTTTATGGGAGTTTGGAGCAACGAAACAAAACTATGAAATCAGCTGGACAGAACCATGGTTTTTAAATAAACCAATGAGTTTGGGTCTTAGTATATTTAATACAGATAGGTTGCTCCCTTATGGAACTCTTACCGGTGCATACAGAGAAGGCAGAAAGGGTGGAAGCGTTGGTTTAGGACCGCGCTTAAATGACTATTTGGGTCTTCTATTCACTTATACTTACGAGGATGTTTCGGTTTTTGATGTAGACTCATCTATACTTGCTTCTGTAGCGCCAACGCGCGATATAACATCAAGTTTGACATCTCAAGTTAGCTATGACACCAGAGATAATTATTTTGATGCATCCAGAGGTTCAAGAAATTCATTATCTGTTCAGCTTGCAGGTGGTCCATTGGGTGGAAGTGTTAACTTTATAAAACCTACAATTAAAAGTTCATGGTTCTTCCCTACTTTTTGGAAGTTTGTTTTATCATTTAACGGAACTGTGTCTCTTGTAGAAAACTTTAGCCCCTCATTAGATGTGCCTATATATGAGCGTTTTTACATTGGTGGTGCCGATTCGGTGCGTGGTTATCAATACAGAACTGAAATTGGTCCGACCAATGGCGGCAAGTTATTATCGGCGTTTAATGTTGAATATAAGTTCCCGATTGTACAGGAAAAAAAGAAAACAATGCTTCAGGGAGTATTTTTTGCGGATATGGGCGGCTGTTGGGACAATCCGGGAGACTTTACCTTTAATATCGGCAGTGGTAATTTTGATATGAAAACCGGCGTTGGTTTTGGAATTCGTTTTACAACACCGGTATTTCCTCTTCGTCTTGACTGGGGTTACGGCTTAAACCATAAAACCGGTGAAGAGGTAAGCCAGTTTTACTTTACAATTGGAAATATTTTTTAA
- a CDS encoding translocation/assembly module TamB domain-containing protein: MRKKTLFLLLLLPLVLAIILFLAIRLKFIEVPVTYALENYLGNSVKISSVEYKPLNRLSINDLQVGNFFSCKKVYLFLNPIKLIFSKDKLSAIAFIHLSSPQLNYTPEFDALVKKLSSSKVQNNNMADISLSFEDGSVLYRGTQIKNLKGKLYLKQQEISAKLSLDIKGFSINANFLKAAQNTFDLDIQAKSDNASVLLASHGEVTKDGLNARLNLPLIKISDFELKDSSGMFVFSNSNGLSFNLISASSMSMNLSGENIKNLNLIFFLNLAGLNTQSSGKVDFAGWIKDGVFTFDGSTKDVRINKAHISDLVCRIESGKNGNIAQCNISVPDKKLTFISELSTSAYFSARLINNGKLSADVISTTGVVNFNIYDINLSALPLYFDGYENPCGVLVASGSYSAGNGFVYGLLNSASVNASEPLSFNFSSIKNANTILFSLLSANNELAFNYSHNANGDIYNGKFKKISIKKLLPIFVKSLSNLSGYLSGSFECEQDKAKAQLYVGGLNTASSGFDSAKILAEINHKELDVKELALSLNNKKVLEMNFAANLKKKKENFNLVSKISGFKINNFVLNTKLATKGNLDIDAKTFRGSVLAKDLLLNGFKKTEFKSEIVLSTAALKLNDFLFKGYARGSFKYDLIENKVEANTQFTFLPLNLLQKDLQGALSGTASVFGSVKNPIVSAKFQTVSARYKNLSYASSGLANYQNGVLFLKDAKLTAKDTQLNFSGSFSKDINLDAWFNLSSISALRSIGLYIPSDCNGKFNGELKVEGSTSSYMLSGNLYGKDVAFGKIKLNELNSEFKFNKGVLYIDALLAKIADSEFSLLEGSKYNINTGKINIVSKLNNLHLGPIDLFGNMVVDGALVVKSSKPVEFVGSVSTKDLWLNQCKLENSKFAFNLQNNKVRFSEVANSPLNIDGSIDFSIPESYAFKALSISWNKQKYASLNGIFSLKNRSEIALSMRSVDAEAISELFNSPLRFSGLLDTNILFNGTLEKPTLEGSINLFNGVVAAIPADNFNIQFGVKNSILTISSVRLIKKDDYIVSGGGSGPFSFTKSGYEKLKNEPLNFSLGIENGRLSILKGLSYKIKEADGNLDFNVSLSGTINNPVLSGILSISDGKVALSEYVKEFKDVNVECTLSNNEVLVKNFSAKAGEAKLRIDGKMLLKDLLPNSFNFVVYTEGKKGLPVSIPQLPIPTPLIKKDGWNVLSSLSKGEPRFKVSFSGTLEAQELSGWVELENTNFTYPSILKNTGGRSDDLDLIKNLTWNLDLKAGKNTWYENEFVTVNAKGALHLSGKDAKPVTNGTLEAIRGEIVYLGNEFKIRRARLVVVNDKVFLEGDADTEITLPSTGESSVVQLFIDYNNIDSIKPRFVSVSDPTLTSEKALALATGVDPDKFTIEDRDFFMRQQLLRIFDSTLATPLAKKLLRKTGLVDSFSAKYDPTKKQTQIQTPGNPSIPELLSGTKYSLEKYLSDKVLLGYSVTFDQAQSKLDLRHELDFSYQWVNNIFIKGVYELGNNNQLSPKDKRITVEQQWRFGWPKKKSN, from the coding sequence ATGCGAAAAAAAACTCTATTTTTACTTTTATTATTGCCATTAGTTTTGGCAATTATATTGTTTTTAGCCATTCGGCTAAAGTTTATTGAAGTACCTGTAACTTATGCTTTAGAGAATTATCTTGGCAATAGTGTAAAAATATCAAGTGTTGAATATAAACCACTTAATCGCCTTTCAATAAATGATTTGCAAGTTGGTAATTTTTTCAGTTGCAAAAAAGTTTATCTATTTTTAAACCCAATTAAGCTTATCTTTTCAAAAGATAAGCTCTCCGCAATTGCCTTTATTCACCTAAGCTCTCCACAGTTAAACTACACTCCTGAGTTTGATGCGTTGGTTAAAAAACTCAGCTCTTCAAAAGTGCAAAATAATAATATGGCAGATATTTCGCTTTCTTTTGAAGATGGTTCGGTGCTTTATCGCGGTACACAAATAAAAAATCTTAAAGGTAAATTGTATTTAAAACAACAAGAGATAAGCGCAAAGCTTTCTTTAGATATTAAAGGTTTCTCTATTAATGCCAACTTTTTAAAAGCGGCTCAAAATACATTTGATTTAGATATTCAGGCGAAAAGTGATAATGCTTCTGTGCTTTTGGCCTCTCATGGTGAGGTTACGAAAGATGGGCTAAATGCCCGGCTAAATTTACCGCTCATAAAAATATCTGATTTTGAGTTAAAAGACTCATCTGGAATGTTTGTGTTTTCAAATTCCAATGGATTAAGTTTTAACCTTATTTCTGCAAGTTCAATGAGTATGAACCTTTCAGGTGAGAACATTAAAAACTTAAACTTAATTTTTTTTCTCAACTTAGCTGGTCTAAATACTCAATCGTCCGGCAAAGTAGATTTTGCAGGATGGATAAAAGATGGTGTATTTACTTTTGATGGCAGTACAAAAGATGTTCGTATCAATAAAGCTCATATATCAGACTTGGTTTGCCGTATAGAAAGTGGCAAAAATGGCAATATAGCGCAATGTAATATTAGTGTTCCTGACAAAAAACTAACTTTTATATCTGAATTATCTACATCGGCATATTTTTCAGCCCGACTAATCAACAATGGCAAACTTTCCGCAGATGTAATTTCTACTACTGGGGTGGTAAATTTTAATATTTACGATATCAATTTATCTGCTTTACCGTTATATTTTGATGGCTACGAAAATCCATGTGGCGTTTTGGTTGCAAGTGGCAGTTATAGCGCGGGAAATGGCTTCGTTTACGGGTTGCTTAATAGTGCTTCGGTTAATGCATCAGAGCCGCTTTCGTTTAATTTTAGCTCAATAAAAAACGCAAACACAATTTTATTCTCATTGCTTAGCGCAAATAATGAACTTGCATTCAATTATTCACATAATGCAAATGGGGATATTTATAATGGTAAGTTTAAAAAAATTAGCATTAAAAAGTTATTGCCTATCTTCGTTAAAAGCTTAAGTAATTTAAGCGGCTATTTAAGTGGCAGTTTCGAATGTGAGCAAGATAAGGCAAAAGCTCAGTTATATGTTGGAGGTTTAAACACAGCTTCCAGTGGTTTTGATAGTGCCAAAATACTTGCGGAAATTAACCATAAAGAACTTGATGTTAAAGAACTTGCGCTTAGTTTAAATAATAAAAAAGTATTAGAAATGAATTTCGCGGCAAATTTAAAGAAAAAAAAGGAAAACTTTAACCTTGTTTCAAAAATAAGTGGTTTTAAAATAAACAACTTTGTTTTAAACACAAAACTTGCCACAAAAGGTAATTTAGATATTGATGCAAAAACTTTCAGAGGGAGTGTTTTGGCTAAAGATTTGTTATTAAATGGTTTTAAGAAAACTGAATTTAAGTCGGAAATTGTACTTTCAACTGCCGCGCTTAAGCTAAATGATTTTTTATTCAAGGGTTATGCTAGAGGGTCATTTAAGTATGATTTAATAGAAAATAAAGTAGAGGCAAATACACAATTTACTTTCTTACCGCTTAATTTGCTGCAAAAAGATTTGCAGGGCGCTTTAAGTGGCACCGCTTCAGTTTTTGGGTCTGTTAAAAATCCGATAGTTTCTGCTAAATTTCAAACGGTTTCTGCGCGGTATAAAAACCTTTCTTATGCAAGCTCTGGTTTGGCAAACTACCAAAACGGTGTTTTGTTTTTGAAAGATGCGAAATTAACTGCTAAAGATACCCAATTAAATTTTTCAGGGAGTTTTAGCAAAGATATTAACTTAGATGCTTGGTTTAATTTATCTTCAATTAGTGCTCTTAGGTCTATTGGTCTATATATTCCAAGTGATTGCAATGGGAAATTTAATGGTGAATTGAAAGTAGAAGGTTCCACAAGCTCATATATGTTATCGGGCAATCTATACGGCAAAGATGTTGCTTTTGGAAAAATAAAGCTTAATGAGTTAAACTCTGAATTTAAGTTTAACAAAGGCGTTCTTTATATAGATGCTTTATTGGCAAAAATTGCCGACAGTGAGTTTTCATTGTTGGAAGGGTCAAAATACAATATAAATACAGGTAAAATCAATATAGTTTCAAAGCTAAATAATTTGCACTTAGGACCAATAGATTTGTTTGGCAATATGGTGGTTGATGGTGCTTTGGTTGTAAAAAGCTCAAAACCTGTTGAATTTGTTGGCAGTGTCAGCACGAAAGATTTATGGTTAAACCAGTGTAAGCTTGAAAACTCAAAATTTGCCTTTAATTTGCAAAATAACAAAGTGCGTTTTAGTGAGGTTGCAAACTCACCTTTGAACATTGACGGGTCAATAGATTTTTCTATACCTGAAAGTTATGCCTTCAAAGCACTCTCAATATCTTGGAATAAGCAAAAATATGCTTCGCTTAACGGAATATTTTCTCTAAAGAATAGGTCTGAAATTGCGTTGAGTATGCGTTCTGTTGATGCAGAAGCTATCTCGGAATTGTTTAACTCTCCATTGCGTTTTAGTGGTTTGCTGGATACAAATATATTATTTAATGGGACATTAGAAAAACCAACGCTTGAGGGCAGTATAAATCTTTTTAATGGTGTGGTTGCCGCGATCCCTGCAGATAACTTCAATATTCAATTTGGTGTAAAAAATTCTATTTTAACAATCAGCAGTGTGAGGTTAATAAAGAAAGACGATTACATTGTTTCAGGTGGAGGCAGCGGCCCATTTTCCTTTACAAAAAGCGGTTACGAAAAGTTAAAGAATGAACCACTAAATTTTTCGTTAGGTATAGAAAATGGACGGCTTTCAATTTTAAAAGGGCTTAGCTATAAAATAAAAGAAGCCGATGGTAATTTAGATTTTAATGTCTCTCTTAGTGGTACAATCAATAATCCTGTGCTTAGTGGTATTTTATCTATTAGCGACGGTAAAGTTGCATTAAGTGAGTATGTTAAAGAGTTTAAAGATGTAAATGTTGAGTGCACGCTTTCAAATAATGAAGTATTAGTTAAAAATTTCTCTGCAAAAGCAGGTGAAGCCAAGTTGCGCATAGATGGAAAAATGTTGTTAAAAGATTTATTGCCAAATAGTTTTAATTTTGTTGTTTATACTGAGGGTAAAAAGGGTTTGCCTGTCTCTATTCCACAACTTCCTATACCTACACCATTAATAAAAAAAGATGGATGGAATGTTTTATCATCTCTTTCTAAAGGGGAACCAAGATTTAAAGTTTCTTTTTCAGGAACACTCGAGGCGCAGGAACTTAGCGGCTGGGTTGAGCTTGAAAATACAAACTTCACATATCCTTCCATATTAAAAAACACAGGTGGGCGAAGTGATGATTTGGATTTAATTAAAAATTTAACATGGAATTTAGATTTAAAAGCAGGAAAAAACACATGGTACGAAAATGAATTTGTAACTGTAAATGCAAAAGGCGCTTTGCATTTAAGTGGAAAGGACGCAAAACCTGTTACAAATGGTACTCTTGAGGCAATAAGGGGTGAAATTGTTTATTTGGGCAATGAGTTTAAAATAAGGCGCGCTCGTTTGGTAGTTGTAAATGACAAAGTATTTTTAGAGGGTGATGCTGATACAGAAATAACTTTGCCTTCAACAGGAGAAAGCTCCGTAGTTCAACTGTTTATTGATTATAATAATATTGATAGTATTAAACCTCGTTTTGTTTCAGTAAGTGACCCAACACTCACTTCTGAAAAGGCCCTTGCGCTTGCTACAGGCGTTGACCCGGATAAATTCACAATAGAAGATAGGGACTTCTTTATGCGCCAACAGCTCTTACGCATTTTTGATTCAACTCTTGCAACGCCGCTTGCAAAAAAACTTTTGCGCAAAACTGGTCTTGTAGATAGTTTTTCTGCTAAATATGACCCAACCAAAAAACAGACTCAAATACAAACACCTGGTAACCCGAGTATTCCAGAGTTGCTTTCAGGCACAAAATACTCTTTGGAAAAGTATCTCTCAGACAAGGTTCTTTTAGGATATTCTGTCACTTTTGACCAGGCGCAGAGTAAATTAGACCTCCGCCACGAACTTGATTTTTCATACCAATGGGTTAATAATATTTTTATAAAAGGTGTATACGAGCTCGGTAATAATAATCAACTTTCTCCAAAAGATAAAAGAATAACAGTTGAACAGCAGTGGCGTTTTGGCTGGCCAAAGAAAAAAAGTAATTAA